The DNA segment GCTTTATCTCCAACAATCTTTCCATATAATATTGGTTCTTTTCCAGGTTCAACAACCTCTACAGTAGGTTCAGCATGACAATAACCCATACATCCAGTTTGAATAACTCTTATATTTTCTAATTTTTTCTCTTCAATTGTTTCTAATAATTTATCAAAAGTTTCCTTAGCACCAGCTGCAATTCCACATGTTCCCATTGCAACTCTTAAAGTAATTATATTATCGTCTTCAGCAATTTTTCTTAAGGATAATTTATCTTTAGCAGCTTCTTTTTGTTTTAATAAGTCTTCTAAACTTTTAATTTTAGGCATTAAAACCCCTCCTTAATTATTATCCTTTTCTTTATATTCTTTAATTAATTTCTTTACGTCTTTTGTTGTTAATCTTCCGTGAACTTCATCACCAATCATAACAACAGGAGCTAAACCACATGCCCCTACACATCTAACTGCATGAATACTAAATAATCCATCTTCTGTAGTTTCATTTTCTTTAATACCTAATTGTTTTTTGAATTCTTCTAAAATATCTCCTGAACCTCTAACATAACATGCTGTTCCCAAACAAACATTAATAGGATATTTACCCTTTGGTTTCATAGTAAAGAAATTATAAAAAGTAACAACACCATATACATCTGATGCATGTACATCTAATTTTTTTGCAATTAATTTTTGCACTTCAATAGGTAAATAACCTATTATTTCTTGTGCTTTGTGCAAAACGTGTATCAAAAAACTTCTCTTTGTAACTTTATCTTTTCCTTCTAATTCCAATGAATCAATGTATGCTTCCACTTCTTTTAACTTGCTTTCAAGTTCTACGGACATTCCGTTCCCTCCTTGAGATAAATTTATATACAAAAATTATATATATACTAATATTAGATATTTTTTTCACAAATTTTAAAATGGATAAAAATTGTCTTATTTAGATACTTTTTTCACAAATTCACAATAATGAAAAATAATTCATTTTCACTATGATTATAATATAATTAAATTTAATTTAATATGTGAAATATAACAATACAGAAAAATAAAGATTAATTAATTGTTAATTTACGGATAGAAAGTCACTTTTAAGTTAATAATATATATATACAAAGTGTATATGGGTATGTTTTTTCACATTTATTCAAAAAGATTTATTGGTTCAACTATATAACCCATGACAATAATATCATAATATTGAGAATTAATAAATGCAGCTTCTTTTCTTTTTCCCTCTATAGAAAATCCTAGCTTTTCATACAATGAAATAGCTTTTGAATTATTAGAAAAAACTTCTAATTCTAATCTATGTATATTTGGATTTTCTATACACCAAGTAATATGATTATTTATTAGAGTAGTTGCAATTCCAATATTCCTAAAATCTTCTAATACACTGACACCTAATTTTGCTGTTTTTTCCAATCTCTTTCTTGATATATTCCAAAAAATATCGCAATTACCTACTATTGAATTCTTATTCTTAGCTACTAAAATTCTTAATCCATAATTTTTTTTAGATAAATCAATTATTTTCTCAAAATCCTTTGATGTCTTATCAAATTCATCATATTGTGTTGCTAATGTTTCTGAGTTTTCAAAAATCTTTTCATAGAATTCTATTAAATTATTAGAATCACTCTTTTGGGGAAATGTTATAAATATTCCATATCCATCTAATTTAAATATTTTATATTTTTTATTCTCAGTATATTTAGTTGATAATAAACTAATAAATTTTTTTTGGTTTGAATAAACGTTTAAAATGTATCTATCTGATACAAAAAA comes from the Marinitoga litoralis genome and includes:
- a CDS encoding (2Fe-2S) ferredoxin domain-containing protein is translated as MPKIKSLEDLLKQKEAAKDKLSLRKIAEDDNIITLRVAMGTCGIAAGAKETFDKLLETIEEKKLENIRVIQTGCMGYCHAEPTVEVVEPGKEPILYGKIVGDKAKELIEKHILNGELLQDSIIGETHTSINE
- a CDS encoding complex I 24 kDa subunit family protein, which produces MSVELESKLKEVEAYIDSLELEGKDKVTKRSFLIHVLHKAQEIIGYLPIEVQKLIAKKLDVHASDVYGVVTFYNFFTMKPKGKYPINVCLGTACYVRGSGDILEEFKKQLGIKENETTEDGLFSIHAVRCVGACGLAPVVMIGDEVHGRLTTKDVKKLIKEYKEKDNN
- a CDS encoding GNAT family N-acetyltransferase, coding for MIIIYKNHYGDLFFKIDNETEFFDILNGIEKIPKRSVYLFSEVDINSFYLNNIGELIIYNCEKESTPKETFEDFSPDNELLYSIIKLFKKSMIPITIWDLMNFYKKGYKIRYFKENDNVLALYIMNKDIIEFVFFDVENINLMYQTLNDISFFVSDRYILNVYSNQKKFISLLSTKYTENKKYKIFKLDGYGIFITFPQKSDSNNLIEFYEKIFENSETLATQYDEFDKTSKDFEKIIDLSKKNYGLRILVAKNKNSIVGNCDIFWNISRKRLEKTAKLGVSVLEDFRNIGIATTLINNHITWCIENPNIHRLELEVFSNNSKAISLYEKLGFSIEGKRKEAAFINSQYYDIIVMGYIVEPINLFE